GAAACCCGTCGTCCGGGTGACGGGTCCGGAAAACATCCGCAAGATCCTGCTGGGGGAGCACAGCCTGGTCTGCACCCAGTGGCCCCAGAGCACCCGCATCATCCTGGGCCCCAACACCCTGGTCAACTCCGTGGGGGACATgcacaagaggaagaggaaggtaaGCCCGGCCCAGGCAGAGGAAGGGGACTGGTTCTGCCCCTTAGAACATGGTTCTTCACATGGTTGGACGGTTCTCGTCTGGTGACCGTGAAGGAGAACCCATCATATAAGAGCAATGGGCCCAGGCCCGTTgactcctccttcctgtccagcCCACCCCAACCTGCCCCCCTTTGGTCCTGAGAGCTTTGACGGTGTCCATGGTTCTGACCTCTGATGACTCCTGTCTTTGTTTCCGTAACCCTTTCAAGATCCTGGCTAAGGTGTTTAGTCGGGCGGCTCTGGAGTCCTACCTGCCCCGGCTGCAGGACGTCGtcaagtctgaaatctgcaagTGGTGCTCAGAGCCGGGCTCCGTCGAAGTTTACGGCGCCGCCAGGTCTCTGACGTTCCGGATCGCCATCGGGGTCCTGCTGGGCCTGCGGCTGGAGGAGGACCGGATCGTCTACCTGGCTGAAATCTTTGAGCAGCTCATGAACAACCTCTTCTCGCTGCCGATAGACGCTCCTCTCACCGGACTGCACAAGGTGACAAACACTCCTCCTCTGTTGGTTCCTGGAACCGATCACGGACTTCCTGTGTCTTAAAGATGATGTCAGAGGCATCGCATCAACACTTCCAGGCTGatgacggcggcggcggcttgaTTTCTGAATCCAGATCCTCGGCGCCACCTGACTGGGTCAGGCTGGAAGAACACGGAGGAGTGCATCTGGTTGACCGGTCCGTGTCGTGTGTTGTTCCGTCTCCAGGGGATAAAGGCGAGGGAGATCCTCCACGCCAACATGGAGAAAATCATCGAGGAAAAGATGGCGCGGcagcaggcggaggaggaaTATCACGACGCCTTCGACTACATGCTGCTGAGCTCCAAGGAGCACGGCCATCAGCTGGACATCCAGGAGCTGAAGGTACCCGAGCCACGGAGGAGAAGGTCCTCAAGGTCCGGTACCGGAGCCGACAATTCGCTTTGTCTTCTCTCCGCAGGAAACAGCGGTCGAGTTGATCTTCGCCGCTCACTCCACCACAGCCAGCGCCTCCACGTCGctcatcctgcagctccttcgcCATCCGGCGGTCGTGGATCAGGCCAGGACCGAGCTGGAGGCCGAGGGTCTCGGCTGCGAGTCCCACGGGAGTTACGGGCGATCTGGTGGCGCCacagagcaagaggaggaggatggtggCCTGAACGGGGGCCGTGGGAACCTGTCCCACGTGCCGTACCTGAGCCTGGACAAGCTGAGCCAGCTCCAGTACCTGGACTGTGTTGTCAGAGAGGTTCTCCGCTTCCTGCCACCGGTCTCCGGCGGGTACCGGACCGCCCTGCAGACGTTTGAATTAGATGTAAGTCTTCCTACGTTGGCCACTGGTTTGGGCCGGGGTACCAGGACTCGCAGTCTGAGCTCCTTTCTGGCCATGCAAGATGAAACACAGAGTTGCTGCCCCGGTGTCGTCGGTTCTGGACTCAGAACCTTGGAGGTTTACGGATGAATGAGAATCCAGTTTGTTGGTCAAAATAAAACCTTCTCACTGATTTGCTCCTCTATTCTCAGGGCTACCAGATTCCCAAAGGCTGGAGCGTCATGTACAGCATCCGGGACACGCATGAGACGGCGGCGGCCTTCCAGAGCCCGGACCTGTTTGACCCGGACCGCTTCGGCCCGGAGCGGGAGGAGAGCCGATCGTCTCGGTTCAGCTACGTGCCGTTTGGCGGCGGCGTGCGGAGCTGCATTGGAAAGGAGCTGGCACAGATCATCCTGAAGACTCTGGCTGTAGAGCTGATCGGGACCTGCAAGTGGACTCTGGCGACGGAGAAGTTCCCCCAGATGCAGACGGTACCAATAGTCCACCCGGTCAACGGGCTGCATGTGCACTTCAGGTACAACGACCCACTTTAGACGAGGAGGTGGACTCTCGCAGCCCAGATGAAACCGGCAGGTCTGTCCCCTCAGACAGGAAGAAGGTTTGGAGCCAGCCGATTGGTCCAAACCTAAGGAACCACATCCTGTTGCTGCAGAACTGCTTGCAGCTGATACGCTCACCTGCACCATTTCCAAGCTTTTATCATCAATTCCATTTATCTTAAGTTATTAATGGGCTGCGATCACAACAGCGAAGGTTTCATCGGTGGCCGTGAGTTCTACAGAAGCCGGGTTCCCCTGCAGAGGGACTCCAGCTTAAAGGTCCGGGTCTCTGGGATGATGGACCGCCACCAGAACCAGATCTGACTTGAGGCCAGAGGTGATGATGTGAACGTAGGCAGACATAAAAGCCCAATCAGCGTTTGTTCTGGTCCAGAACTACGAATGTTACCGAGCTCAGaggtcacagatatttcacgtTGCTTGTATTGGTCCGAGTCTCAGACAGAGGCGGGGGGACGCCGCCCACGATTCTTTGGCCGTCTATCTGAACAGGTGAGTTCTTGGACGACGGCTCGCTTCTTCTCAGAACTCCTGGTGCCGTGAGAAGTTCTCCGCCACCAAAGGCGTCACCGATGGAACTTGCACTTGACTTTCACGGAACCCACAAGCAGCAGCCACCGAGCTCGCTGAGAATGTGCTCTGCGTCCTGATCAGTGCTATTGTGTTATCAATAAGCTCTATTTAAGATGCAGAGGTGTAACGTTGACTTGCTGTAACTATGTGACTGTAACTGGAAGGCCGGTCCACAGGTCCTCGTGTCACTGCTAGAACGTAGAACCCTTCGGTTGTGTAGCGCGGCTCTGATGGACGCTCCGGCGTTGCCTTTGAAGCCCGTGAAAACGAACTGATGGTTGGATTCATGGAAGGAGGTCGCTCTTTCCCCGCTTTGAGGACTCTGTAATGTTTGTCCTGTCTACGCGTCCGCCGTGTTCCACACGTAGCTGCCGTTCCACAGTAAACCCGAAGGTGATCAACGTGTTGTCGTTTTGTTGTCAGCTGGTACCAGAGCCGCGCCGCTATATGTAGATTTCTACATATGCAGATGACACAACCATCATAGTTCTTCACCACAGCGAGAAAGCCCAGCCTACCTGGTGTCACGGTAACGTGACACCAGGTAGAGCTCCGCCCAAGAGCAGAGGTCAAACaagaccccgaccccgaccccgaccccgaccccgacccagAACCTCCACACCGTCTCCGCTATAGAGGGGGTCCAAACAAACCCTCGGAGATCTGCAGCACCTCGACACCAGAAGTTTCTTCACTTTCATTATGTTCTGTTTGGACACCGTGAAGGAGTGCAGGTGGAAGGTGTTCAGGTGTGTGACCCCCTCCAGGAGATTTAACCCTTGTGTTGCTGTGACAGGTGTCTCCTGAGTTGGATTGTGGCCTGTCCTGTTTTTGCTCCATCTGCTGGTCTTTATTGTGCCCTACAGGTGAGTACTGGAGAAGGAGGCGACCCTTGTTAGAGTCCACCTGGGCTGATTGAGGGGGGGCCAAGCCCGCTCTGACGCTGGCGCAGGGAGGAAGCTTGCCGATGTGGCGTCTCTCTCTCCGCCCCCCCACTCTGACTTGGGTTAGGTCATAATAAATACGTGGTTTGGTATTGACTTTGTCTGTGTCTCCCGTTTTGTCCTTCCCTTGGAGTCAAGGTCGTGACAGTTACCGTTCAAAAAGGTCCCGtccatgacccttcaagtggacagAAATGTCCACCTGTCATTTATCCATTTGTAAATGTCTCTATTTGGACGTATTCTTCTCTGAATGGTTCAGCTGACTCATATGGAGTTACATTAAATCACTTTTGACATGGATGGCAggattttaaccccttccagGCCGTTTGAAACACATCTGCGTGCTGAAGGGTCATGGTTGACGCCGTTCCTGCTGcagccctctgcatttatccgggctcggGACCAGCTCAGAGGAGACACTGACACAAAACTCTCCGGCTCCCCCTTTGGGCTGAAGACAAAGTGTCTCATCAGTTTGGAGGCAGTCCTAGTCAATAGAATCCGACCGGATCCGACTCGTACGCTGGTTTCATTGTTGcaaagaaaacaatatttagaTGTTCCTCCTCGTCTGTTCTGCTttagctcctcccctcctcggACTCCCGTCGCTCGAGTTCAGCGCCGAACAAAAGACTCACATCAGGAGTGATTTTGCTAAATGCTTGTTCGGGTCAGTGGGAGGGCGCTCGGGTTTTATAATGAGGTGAGGATTTAGAAGAACCGAGTGACCTGAAGTAACCTCAGGACGCACGTTATTATCAATACATATTTGACATACAATCACAAATATGTACACACGGATCGTAAAACGTAATGACTGTAGAAAAACATCGTCATTCATCGTTTGAGTCAGTCCATGTCCATGAGGGGGGAGTCTCTGAATCAGAGGCCGTTATTGGTTCAGGTGAATGAACACATGACCTCAGAGCAGATGTTGCATCACTATTAATCAGCTGTGACGTAACTGTAGAGATTTCTGTTCAGCGACTTCCTACTGCCGCCACGTAgcgatgctaacgctaacgctaacgctgcCGCTGACCACGCCTCATGAACACCAGCGGTAATTATGTATTGTGAGCGTCGTATTCAGGAAACCAGTAGCACAACATTGTGTGTTTATCTTCTCGTCCTTTTGTGCGTTGTTGAGCAACACAATGAAACGTTGTTCATAAAGGAAACCAAAACAACGATGAAGGTGAAACAACTTTAGCTGAATGCTAAAGGCTAAATTTGGCAGGAGGTAACTCTCCAAGTCAGTCCAGGTGGAGGAACCCTGGATGGCAAAGCAGTCGGAGGAGGATGCGGAgcgggaggaggtggggggacggggacggggacggggacggatATACAGCCGATAATTATTGTCTTTGTCAGACAACATCTGTTATGTTGCATTCCAGCAGTCAGCCTGCAGGGGGACGAGCTCAGAACCGCCCGCAGCGTTCAGAGGCAGACGAAGACAAGGCCAGACACAAGAAGGCGAACCAGGCGCGGACTCTGGACACGTTGGACACGAGTCTGAACCTTCAGCGCGAGGTCAGAAGTTCAAAACCTCAGTGCCCTTGACCAAGACCATCTCCCCTCAGGTTgaccgtgacctctgacctttgtgTGGACTGCAGGCCCGTGTTTTAAGGCTACTGTTGTTTACAGGGCTGACGAAGCGGCGGTGGCTCATTTTGCATCACTTTCCAAAAACGGCGCTCAAAAAGAGTCCAAACTACAATGATTCATGGTTCAGAAAGGGGGTTCCACAAGGTTCTGTGCTTGAACCACTGTCAATCTCCATTAGGCAACACCATCGTCTTCCTTGTTGCACAGGTCTAATCACATTTATGAATGAAACCTGATCAaagtcatccattcattcatgctCAGGGTGCTGCAGCACCGCAGAGGTTCTGGTGTTTCTCGCCAGGCGATCGGAGTGAGGCGGGCTTGATGGTGGTCCCGGCGCAGCGGTGCTGATGGTGGTCCCGGCCTGACGGGCCACATACCAAAGTTCAGTTCAAGAGTTCAGTGAATTCATGAACTCTGTCGGGGCACCGCACCCAGCCCAGCACTCCCAGGACACAGAACCTGTGAATGTGTTTCTACAGGAGTCTAAGCTCCACCCACACAGGTGCTTTCCATTATTCTGCCTGATTGGACATCCATGTGGCCGTTTCTCCATGCATCCaggtgttttatatttaaatgtagatTTAATGCGACTTTAAGCCGGAAGTGAAAACTCACCTTTAGTCACCTGGAAgagcggttctggttctgatgggTCAGACTCTGAGGCCGACAGAAGACCAGAATAAAAAGTTAGAGTCATGTCTGTTGCTCTAAAATGAGATTGGTCATGAATATTTATTATCTGAGGAGGCAGGTGATGTGGGCGTCGACCTCTTTGATCAGGTGTGATCTAAAGACATTAAGGATGCAGGAAAGGAGAATCTAAAGTTCTGAGTTATagttcaacatcagtttgatcTTAAAATCATCCCAGATCTCCGAGGGttaaccctccccccccccaccagcagcaTCCACTGGTCCCAGCTGGGTCACGTTCTGGTGCCACCAAAGTTCAACCGGAACGACCTGCTGGACCAGATCCAGCGCCGAGACGTGCTGACGCTCTCATAGAGCTCCTCCACGGAACGTATTTTTAGACTTCCTTTGTTTGTTCCTTCTGCTTCAGATGTTCCGGCTCCTGCTTGATGAGGAGAATGGAATCCTTTTGGGCGGGGCTGCTGGGAAACACCTGTAAACGTTGTTCAGGTTAATCAGGTTACTTTGCATTCGTCCgctttaaaaatacattttgaaaaaggCAGACTGGAAGATGAGGAATGTAAAACGGTTCCATCGAGGTTCGATGACACCGATGTGGatcggcgccggcgccgggaTGGATCGGGATCACGGATAGGACCGGACATCGATGACGTCCCGTCAGACCTGAAgtcgagctgcagctcctggaaCCTCTGCTGGTGAACCCGGACTCACCGGGTCACTCGGGGGGTCCGAGCCAAATGGGCCATGGCGGCCTGCATTCCTGTACGGAGGCCTGTGCTGATCCGTGCGCCGCGGCGCCGTGCGGCTGTCTGGGCTCCCAGCCTACGAATCCAAACACGGAGGGGTCGGGACCTCGCCCTGTTTGTTTAAGGCCGAGACAGGTGTCAACGCGGCGGGCTTCCAGCGGCGCAGCGCCAGGCAGGACCGGCTCAGGAATGACAACAAACACAGGCCGAGTCTTGCTCCGGATCATTTGTTGGTGTTTCCCCAAAGCCGGGGCTTCGCTGGCAACACAGAACCGGCGGCTTCTCCTCCCCCAGGACTGAAACCGGTTCTGTTTGAACAGCTTCCGCTCCCAGCAGAACCGGGTCTGGTAGCAGCGAtcatgagagaggaagaggacacgACCCGATGACCGCCCGGTGACCCATCTGTGAAGCAAACGTGGGACCGGTTCCTTAATGTTCCGGTTCCCTGATGTTCTCCTTAGAACGTCTGTAGAACTGACCTCTGGCCTGTTTATGAACTGTgaggaaataaacacacaaacaacaacaaagctgtCTAACAGTTATTTAAAGTGACCATCATGCATGAAACCAACCAATCAGGAAACACCTGAATCTCATCCTTCAGGTCGTTTCCACACATCTAGCCACGCCCACCTAGTGATGTCACATCAGATGCAGGGAAACACCTGCTGTACCATTACGATTagtagcatgctagcatgctaacagatgTTTCTCGGCTGGAGGCCGTGTgtagacctgtgtgtgtgtgtgtgtgtgtaggtgtgggtgtgtgtgcgtgtgtgtgtgtgtgtgtgtgtgtgtgtgtgtaggtgcgtgtgtgtaggtgtgtgtgtgtgtgtgagaccctGCCATGTGTTTGCTGTCCGACAGCAGGATTCATGACTGGACAACGCTCAGTCTTTCTGTTGGCTAAAGCAGTTTTACCTGCCGTTAATGGGGCGTggccagcagcaggaagtgacccTCATCACACACTAGTGACGCACAGATCAGCCAATGACTGTCTCTGATTTCGAGACTCCTTCCTCGTGGACACGTGACATCACTGCGAGCAGCGCCTAACGATTTCTGTGAACGGCTTGTTTTATACcaaactgtttcactgtgtgaacctggagcGAATAACATTAACAGCAAAGTAGCCAATGGGCTGCGACGACGTGATGGCAGAGAACGGATGACCTTCTTGCTGAACCCAGACTCGCCAGACTCTTCACTGTCCTCTTGTGGCCGGCGGTGAACGAGCAGCCGCCCTCGCCTCTTTCTGTGGAATCACCAACTTGGTCATCTTTTCTATagctggagaggaaaacatCAAAGGAAGCTTCAGGAGACGAACGCTCACCCTCGTggtgcgtgtgcacgtgcaaAGACACGCAGCGATCAGGAACACACAGACTCAAACATGACGCATCCAGAAATAACACGGCGACCTTCCCACCCCGACGGGCCTCGACGATCACGACAGCGACTCAACTCCTCACCTCAGCCTCGAGCCCTCGGGCCCAATCACAGGTGAGGAGGCCGCCAGCAGCAGGGACACTGCAAAGTACAcaacacgcacgtgcacaccaAATGAGCACGTCAGAACAAAGTGCACGGTAGTAACCACAAAGACGGATCTGTAGATTCAGGAATGTGCAGCTCTGCAGCCAgacgtaacacacacacacacacacacacacacacctacacggacacacacctacacggacacacacacacacacacacacacacacacacacacacacacacacacacacacacacacacacctacacggacacacacctacacggacacacacacacacacacacacacacacacacacacacatacacacacacacacacacacacatacacggacacacacacacacacacacacacacacacacacctacacggacacacacacacacacacacacacacctacacggacacacacacacacacacacacacacacacctacacggacacacacacacacacacacacctacacggacacacacacacacacacacacacacacctacacggacacacacacacacacacacacacacacctacacggacacacacacacacacacacacacacacacacacacctacatggacacacacctacacggacacacacacacacacacacacacatacacacctacacggacacacacacccacacacacacacatacacggacacacacacacacacacacctacacggacacacacacacacacacacacacctacacggacacacacacacacacacacacacacacacacacacacacctacacggacacacacacacacacacacacacacacacacacacctacacagacacacacacacacacacacacacacacacacacacacacacacacacacacacacacacacacacctacacggacacacacacacacacacacacacacacacacacacacacacacacacacacacctacacggacacacacacccacacacccacacctacacggacacacacacacacacacacacacacacacacacacacacacacacctacatggacacacacctacacggacacacacacacacacacacacacacacacacacacacacctacacggacacacacacccacacacacacacatacacggacacacacacacacacacacctacacggacacacacacccacacacacacacatacacggacacacacacacacccacacacacacacatacacggacacacacacacacacacacatacacggacacacacacacacacacacacacacacctacacggacacacacccacacacacacacacctacacggacacacacaccccgcagCGTCCAGACAGCAGGCAGGTGGCGCCCTCTGGTGGTTGAGAACCACCGGTTTGAACAACAGCCGCTTGGGGGCgtcacagacctcccccaagcagctcgctcccctcttAACTgggtccacatggtgatctggatcagcaccaggaggttctagatggttctggtgtctttatacaccaacatgaaaagtcaaagtgaatcagagctgatgtttatttttaactgattcagGGGTCAGTGTTTTCTGGATGGAGATTCGCTGATAGTCTGTTTTGTtctcaggctgtgtgtgtgtgtgtgtgtgtgcgtgtgtggggggggggggggtcttcaggcccctcctcccctcctcgctGTCTCCTTTATCCTTGTCGTTCCCCTTTTGTCTGACTGCTTCATCGTTGTCACGGCAACCGAGAGGCGTGGGGTGTCACGTGGTGAAAGCGTCCAGACTCACGTCGATCAACGAACAACAACCGTTACCAGGGGGCGTGGTCTTCAGGCCCTGTTGCTGAGGAATGGGCCAGACTTGATCGTGGGCGTGGCCTCTCGCTGCGTCTCCTCTTCAGGACGTCCCGTCGGTCGGCACCATCGGCgctgtttttattctcaggTGAGACACGTTTGTTTACCTGcttgtttacatgtttgtttacatgtttcCGGGATTGTTTACCTGCTTGGTTGTTTGTTTACACATCAGCAATCGAAAAGTAAACGTTTGAAGGCGGGTCTCTGATTGTGAGAGTCAAAAGTgttctcttttttaaatgtccctCTTCAGCCACCATGAGCGTTCTTCCgtgcagcttcctcctcctcctcatcttcctcctccctgtcgTCTGTGAGGCGAAGCATCCACCTGATGAGGGAACACCTGACAAACCCCGCCTCCCTCCACCAGTCCCCCTCCCAGCTCAGAGGCCCAGGAACCGCTCAGAAGCCGCCTCTGGGCACCTGACCACCGAGGAGGGTCACCAGTGCACCTGGCAGAGGTCTGGGCGGGTCCTGGTGAACCTGCTGGTGAACTGCAGCAATGAGACCCCGGGAGCCCAGCACAGGTGAATCGATCAGTCCTTCGTATTGATAAGGGAACCAATAGTCGTTTCCTTCCCGCCTCCGCTCCTGCTTTGtcgttttcttcctttcttcttcaaAGCCCTTCATTCTTCTACCCGCTTCTCCTCCGCCTCCAGGTACTGGTGTCGTTACGCCGGTAAACCGGACCTCTGTCAGGCGTACGCCGTGAAGTCCAGCCAGTACTGGAAGCAGCTGGTGGGgaaggtgaagaagaggagcaacgCTTGCAAAGGAGAGAAGGTCCTGAAGGCCAAAGTCTGCAAGGGGGCCGCCCCCGAGGCCCACATGAAGCTCGCCCAacggagcagagaggaggagaggaagagagggaataAAGGAGGAGAAACCGTGGGtgagcgagagaggaggagtcaggaggaggaaggagtagCGCAGAGCTACTGCAGCGAGGGATGGAACTCCCTCTGCTCCTTCATCGTCAACATCTTTGAGGGTTGAAGGAGAACCTGGAGGTTAGAGTTCACTATCGGGAAACAAACACAACGCCGGAAAGCATAAACACAAATACTCTGTCAAATATTTGTTCACAGAAAAGCAGGAAATGGATTTAATGagaactttgatgtttttacGAAAGAATCCGGTTTGAAGGATCAAAAACGAAATAAATTCTGATCCATTAATTTCTTCATTCTAAACAAACAATCTGAACATTTTAATCCACTTTAGATTATTGTTAAAAGTTTTGTTTGTCTTGTCTGGAAACCTTAAACTGACtacatgatgtcatcacatgctGGACAACGATCGATCACTGATCATCattgatgatgctgctgctgatcacTGATCAATAGAGGTCTTTTTATTACTCTTGTGATGTGATTCTTTttaattctgtttctgtttatccaataaaaacaatgtttgaaTTGAATGTTTTCAAAGATCAAACATTCACTTTAGAGGTAAAACAAACAGCGTTACTGTTTATTTGGTATTTGCAGTATTCGGCAGCAGAACCGTAGAACCTTACAGGACCCGGTCAGAACCGGGTTTTTGGTATTCCAGTCAGGGAACTCCACAGCTCTAAACCAGAACATCATTCTGGGTCCAATCGAGTCAGATCCTGGGCCCGCCCCTGTTTCCTTGGCAACGATCCAGGAGGTGTTCCAGTGGAACCTGCGGAATCTGGCTGAACCTCTTTGTGCTTCTAGAAGACGTGTTGACGCTTTTATCTTCAACGAAGTCAAGAAAtacaaatggagaaaaaaaagggctTTGGAGTCCGGAAGTCCGGAAGTCCGGAAGTCcggaagtccctgctgagactgtcgCCTCCCGGCCCGGATAAGCAGTGgcagatggatagatggatggatggattaataaataagtgaatgaataaaaaggttttattataaatgtgtttattttaatgccATGTTGGTCAGAAGACGGTTATTAGAACATGAAATGTTCTTAAATGTTGAGAACAGGCGTCGAACTGATGGAGGAGGTTCGATTCACCAAAGAGAACTAAATCGTAATGTCACTGAGCACCACGacaccagggggcgctgctggaccactgcaggaaaacacacTGGACGGAGGAGCCAAAGAGATTCAGCTGAATCTGGATAAGGAAGTGTTGCAATTGCGCCGCCATCGGTCTGAAGGCCGTGTCCATCAGCTGGACCGTGTCCATCAGCGGGACCCTGTCCATCAGCGGGACCATGTCCATCAGCTGGACCATGTCCATCAGCTGGACCGTGTCCATCAGCGGGACCCTGTCCATCAGCGGGACCCTGTCCATCAGCTGGACCGTGTCCATCAGCGGGACCCTGTCCATCAGCGGGACCCTGTCCATCAGCTGGACTGTGTCCATCAGCTGGACCGTGTCCATCAGCGGGACCCTGTCCATCAGCGGGACCCTGTCCATCAGCTGGACCCTGTCCATCAGCGGGACCCTGTCCATCAGCTGGACCCTGTCCATCAGCTGGACCGTGTTCATCAGCTGGACCCTGTCCATCAGCGGGACCCTGTCCATCAGCTGGACCCTGTCCTCCAGGACGACCCGGTGGACCTGCTGAGTTAGAGACGGCAGGTCTCACTGGGGTTCTGTAAATAAAAGGGCAACAGATAATACACGAGCCGCATGCTCacaggctctgtgtgtgtgtgcgtgtgtgtgcgtaggtgtgtgtgtgtgtgtgtgcgtgtgcgtgcgtgtgcgtgtgtgtgtgtgtgtgtgtgtgcgtctgtgtgtgtgtgtgtgtgtgtgtgcgcgtgtgtgcgtgcgtgtgtgtgcgtgtgtgcgtgcgtgcgtgtgtgcctgtgtgtgtgtgtgtgtgtgtgtgcgtgcgtgcgtgtgtgtctgtgtgtgtgtgtgtgtgtgcgtgtgtgtgcgtgtgtgtctgtgtctgtgtgtgcgtgtgtgtgtgtgtgtgtgtgtgcgtgcgtgcgtgtgtgtctgtgtgtgtgtgtgtgtctgtgtctgtgtgtgcgtgtgtgtgcgtgtgtgtgcgtgcgtgcgtgtgtgtctgtgtgtgtgtgtgtgtgtgtgcgtgtgtgtgcgtgtgtgtctgtgtctgtgtgtgcgtgtgtgtgtgtgtgtgtgtgtgtgtgtgcgtgcgtgcgtgtgtgtctgtgtgtgtgtgtgtgtgcgtgt
Above is a window of Brachionichthys hirsutus isolate HB-005 chromosome 7, CSIRO-AGI_Bhir_v1, whole genome shotgun sequence DNA encoding:
- the cyp26c1 gene encoding cytochrome P450 26C1, with amino-acid sequence MFSLDRFGLLSALARALTSVLCALLLLALTRRLWSLRWTRTRDRASSLPLPEGSMGWPLIGETFHWLFQGSNFHISRRERHGNVFKTHLLGKPVVRVTGPENIRKILLGEHSLVCTQWPQSTRIILGPNTLVNSVGDMHKRKRKILAKVFSRAALESYLPRLQDVVKSEICKWCSEPGSVEVYGAARSLTFRIAIGVLLGLRLEEDRIVYLAEIFEQLMNNLFSLPIDAPLTGLHKGIKAREILHANMEKIIEEKMARQQAEEEYHDAFDYMLLSSKEHGHQLDIQELKETAVELIFAAHSTTASASTSLILQLLRHPAVVDQARTELEAEGLGCESHGSYGRSGGATEQEEEDGGLNGGRGNLSHVPYLSLDKLSQLQYLDCVVREVLRFLPPVSGGYRTALQTFELDGYQIPKGWSVMYSIRDTHETAAAFQSPDLFDPDRFGPEREESRSSRFSYVPFGGGVRSCIGKELAQIILKTLAVELIGTCKWTLATEKFPQMQTVPIVHPVNGLHVHFRYNDPL
- the fgfbp3 gene encoding fibroblast growth factor-binding protein 1 — encoded protein: MSVLPCSFLLLLIFLLPVVCEAKHPPDEGTPDKPRLPPPVPLPAQRPRNRSEAASGHLTTEEGHQCTWQRSGRVLVNLLVNCSNETPGAQHRYWCRYAGKPDLCQAYAVKSSQYWKQLVGKVKKRSNACKGEKVLKAKVCKGAAPEAHMKLAQRSREEERKRGNKGGETVGERERRSQEEEGVAQSYCSEGWNSLCSFIVNIFEG